The genomic interval TATGAGGGACTTGGTAGCGGTATCCTCATTCCCGATACTGGAATTGCACTTCACAATCGCGGCAACGCCTTCTCAACCGAAGCGGGGCATCCGAATCAAGTTGCACCGGGTAAGCGTCCCTATCACACGATTATTCCAGGATTTCTCAGCGTGGGAGATCAGCCGCTCGGTGCGTTTGGTGTGATGGGCGGATTTATGCAGCCTCAAGGACATTTACAGATGGTCGTGAACTTAGTGGACTATGGCATGAATCCCCAAGTTGCGCTGGATGCTCCTCGCTGGCGATGGATAGCAAACAATCAAGTGTTGTTAGAGCAAACTGTAGCCCCAGATGTCGCGATCGCACTGTCCGATCGCAATCATCAGATTCAACTGACTGCGGAACCGAGTGCATTTGGTCGAGGACAGATGATTCTAAAGTCTAATCATGTCTTAATTGCAGGTTCAGAATCGAGAGCGGATGGTTGTGCGATCGTGCTTTAAACGAGCGTCTCGTATCGATACAAGAGATATCGATACGAGAGTATATTAATCAATGCCTAAGCCGCTTTTAGCCAGTAGTTATAGGCATCTGCTAGCTTTTCATCGTAGCGATTCACCCGGTAGCTTTCACCGTTATACCGCAGCGCAAATCCTGCCCAATCGCGGCTAATCAAGAAGCGATCGAGCCGATTGCTTTTAATAAAATTGAACATTGCTGCTAACTGCTTGCCTTCGCTTTCGTGCATATCGCGCACAAAAGATTCCACATCCCGGTAGCCCGCCTGAGCGTGATTGAAGCCCATCACCTGACCCAAACCCCAAGAAGCAGATTTCAATGCCGCTTCCCGATTCAGATTCGCTGCTCGATAAATGCGATCCCATTCTCCGGCTCCACCAATGTACAAACTACGATTCCAGACCGGGCTGGAAATATTATCGTCGCTGTAGTCAAATCGCCCATTGGTAAAATCCGAAAACCAATGCGCCTCAAACAAGATTTTGGGTCTGCCGTCGCGCAAAAATCCTGATCCGGCAGCTTCTACATCAACAACGGCTCGAACTGCGGCAACCTCACAACCAATCGATCGAGCCACATCGCGAAAATCTTGAGAATTGAGCGATCGAGTTGGACGCACCACAGGAATTCGAGGAATTGCAGGTTCGAGTAACATCAGTGCGGCAGTGGGCGAAAGCTCATTGGAGTTGAATTCGTAAGCTCTAGAGAAAGCAACATAGGCTGACTGAGTTCTACCGCCCCAAAGTCCATCGACAGGACCTGGAGCATGTCCCATTGCATCGAGTCCCTGCTGAATTTGGCGGGTAAGGCGCTGATCGGCAGTAATGCGAGACATCTGCCAGGTGAATCCACCTGTTGCAATGAGGCGGAGTCCGGTCGGGATGGCTTGATTTGGGGGAGCAAGGCGAGTCCCAGAGGGAGCCGGTGTTGTAGGCGCTGGTGTTGCAGGAGGTTGCACAACGGTTTGTGGGGGAGTTGATTGTGCAGGTGGGGTGGGTTGTGTAGGTGAGGTGGGTTGTGTAGGTGAGGTGGGTTGTGCGGGTGGCTTCGACTGTGTGGGCGGAGTCGATTGTGTGGGCGGAGCTGATTGTGCAGGTGGCTTCGCTTGTGCAGGTGGAGTTGGTTGTGCGGGTCGAGGCTGGAGACCTAGAAGCAGTTGCGCCGCACGGGGGCTGATTTCGTTGTTTTTAAGCTGATTGCGAGTGGCGAATGCACTAAAAGCGCTCTGAGTCATATTGCCCCAAATGCCATCCACAGGGCCAGGTTGAAAGCCTAACGCGATTAGGCGTTGCTGTAGTTCTCTGGTTAAGCTTTGGCTGTTGCGAACCGTGGTTAATGGAGTCGTAGATGTTCCCGATGCGATGGTATTGAGGTTCATAAGATTTTACTCATGCGCTGACTAG from Cyanobacteria bacterium FACHB-DQ100 carries:
- a CDS encoding N-acetylmuramidase family protein; this encodes MLLEPAIPRIPVVRPTRSLNSQDFRDVARSIGCEVAAVRAVVDVEAAGSGFLRDGRPKILFEAHWFSDFTNGRFDYSDDNISSPVWNRSLYIGGAGEWDRIYRAANLNREAALKSASWGLGQVMGFNHAQAGYRDVESFVRDMHESEGKQLAAMFNFIKSNRLDRFLISRDWAGFALRYNGESYRVNRYDEKLADAYNYWLKAA